One Chloroflexota bacterium DNA window includes the following coding sequences:
- a CDS encoding PadR family transcriptional regulator → MFERELLKGSLGLMLMALVEQGPMYGYLIAKEIRALTDDVIDLKEGSLYPALHRLEKEGMIEGFWQRREDGVDRRYYRLTAAGQAVLDERRAQWSRFSAAVSKVVSDAPSQ, encoded by the coding sequence ATGTTTGAACGTGAACTTCTTAAAGGTAGCCTCGGTTTAATGCTAATGGCGCTCGTTGAGCAAGGCCCAATGTATGGCTACCTGATCGCGAAGGAAATTCGTGCGCTCACCGACGATGTAATTGATCTCAAAGAGGGGTCGTTATATCCGGCGCTCCATCGGTTGGAAAAAGAAGGGATGATCGAAGGCTTTTGGCAACGGCGCGAAGATGGCGTTGATCGCCGCTACTATCGGCTAACGGCAGCTGGACAGGCTGTCCTAGACGAACGCCGTGCCCAATGGAGTCGATTTAGTGCCGCAGTTTCAAAGGTGGTCTCCGATGCACCGTCCCAATGA
- a CDS encoding Gfo/Idh/MocA family oxidoreductase, which yields MKTIRLGVLGAGLAVKHLHLPALKALPNCFEIVSICDHNRANAEALAGLLDLHPTITDSWVDFFADPQIEAVLISLPIQRNAEAIQAAVAAGKHVICEKPLAANLPQAEALVAACQHAPVKILIAENFHYRDDLKQARAWMDAGAIGDLVLIELRATFWSDPDQGFGATPWRHDHQYRGAVLADAGVHQAALLRELGGPIESAHAFIKDVHPILRGPDTMVLNLRFASGVLGSLCFSGAVQTQQPCFDWTVVHGTHGSITIRGDQTTLYRADGTIEHYQAQDLRGYISEFRNFYAAIVENEPIVASLATALADWRLIMRAIDAAESNSVQQIDQIVPLASLNDLPN from the coding sequence ATGAAAACGATCAGGTTAGGAGTGCTTGGAGCGGGTTTAGCGGTCAAACATTTGCATCTACCAGCGCTCAAAGCATTACCAAATTGCTTTGAAATTGTTAGCATTTGCGATCATAATCGGGCCAATGCTGAGGCGCTGGCAGGCTTGCTCGATCTCCACCCAACGATCACTGATTCGTGGGTGGATTTCTTTGCCGATCCCCAAATCGAGGCGGTATTAATTTCGTTGCCAATTCAGCGCAATGCTGAGGCAATTCAAGCGGCGGTCGCGGCAGGCAAACATGTCATTTGTGAAAAACCCTTGGCCGCCAATTTGCCGCAGGCCGAAGCGTTGGTCGCAGCCTGTCAACATGCCCCAGTCAAAATTTTGATTGCCGAAAATTTTCACTATCGCGATGATCTCAAACAAGCCCGCGCTTGGATGGATGCTGGGGCAATTGGCGATTTGGTATTAATTGAACTTCGCGCCACCTTCTGGAGCGATCCCGATCAGGGCTTTGGGGCAACGCCTTGGCGTCATGATCATCAATATCGTGGCGCAGTTTTGGCCGATGCGGGGGTGCATCAAGCTGCTTTATTACGCGAACTAGGCGGGCCAATCGAAAGCGCTCATGCTTTCATTAAGGATGTGCATCCAATATTGCGTGGCCCAGACACGATGGTGCTGAATTTGCGTTTTGCCTCAGGCGTGCTTGGTTCGCTGTGTTTTTCGGGTGCGGTGCAAACCCAACAGCCCTGTTTTGATTGGACGGTGGTGCACGGAACCCACGGTAGTATTACCATCCGTGGCGATCAGACGACATTATATCGGGCTGATGGTACAATAGAGCACTATCAAGCTCAAGATTTGCGGGGCTATATCAGCGAGTTTCGCAATTTTTATGCGGCAATTGTTGAAAACGAGCCAATTGTGGCTAGTTTGGCTACTGCGCTGGCCGATTGGCGTTTGATCATGCGGGCAATCGATGCTGCTGAAAGTAATAGCGTGCAGCAAATCGACCAAATTGTGCCCTTGGCAAGCTTGAACGATCTTCCGAACTAA
- the rsmD gene encoding 16S rRNA (guanine(966)-N(2))-methyltransferase RsmD, whose translation MRVITGSAKGRQLKGPPDIGTRPMLDRVKESLFGILEGFNAFEGRALDLFAGTGSLGIECLSRGAEWADFVEARSHVAAVTKDNLKTTKLAERAKVWNVSVDKFLQIIDEKTKYAIILLDPPYAMEGIPDLVVRVAERGILDPNGVLVLGHWPKLVMPPQLGPLSLLKHRRIGDSCFSIYELSPALPPQSE comes from the coding sequence ATGCGGGTGATTACTGGCAGTGCCAAAGGGCGACAATTAAAAGGCCCGCCAGATATTGGCACTCGCCCGATGCTTGATCGGGTCAAAGAATCGTTATTTGGCATTTTAGAGGGCTTTAATGCTTTTGAAGGCCGTGCCCTCGATTTATTTGCGGGTACTGGCTCGTTGGGCATCGAATGCTTATCGCGCGGCGCTGAATGGGCCGATTTTGTTGAGGCTCGTAGCCATGTTGCTGCCGTGACCAAAGACAACCTGAAAACGACTAAATTGGCTGAGCGAGCCAAAGTTTGGAACGTTTCGGTCGATAAATTTCTGCAAATCATCGACGAAAAAACAAAATATGCTATAATCCTGCTCGATCCGCCATATGCTATGGAAGGCATACCCGACCTTGTAGTGCGGGTTGCTGAACGCGGCATTTTAGATCCAAATGGCGTTTTAGTTTTAGGCCATTGGCCAAAGCTGGTGATGCCGCCCCAACTTGGGCCACTGAGTTTGCTAAAGCATCGGCGTATCGGCGATTCCTGCTTCTCAATTTATGAATTGAGTCCAGCGTTACCGCCGCAATCGGAGTAA
- the coaD gene encoding pantetheine-phosphate adenylyltransferase, translated as MTIAVYPASFDPITNGHLDVAARASRLFDELVLAVAHRPYKKLLFTTEQRIAMIRESVAHLPNVRVDAFSSLVVEYALDIGATVLVRGLRAATDFEHEFQMAHINHHLAPTLDTVCLMADQRFTLLSSSAVREIAAYGGDVSSFVPAHIALALKQAYQTHEESRA; from the coding sequence GTGACTATTGCTGTCTACCCTGCAAGCTTCGACCCAATTACCAATGGACATCTTGATGTTGCGGCTCGCGCATCACGCTTGTTCGATGAATTGGTCTTAGCGGTAGCTCATCGTCCGTACAAAAAGTTGCTCTTTACGACTGAGCAACGGATTGCCATGATTCGCGAATCGGTAGCGCACCTGCCCAATGTGCGGGTGGATGCTTTTTCGAGTTTAGTTGTGGAATATGCGCTCGATATTGGTGCCACTGTGCTGGTACGAGGCTTACGGGCTGCAACCGATTTTGAGCACGAATTTCAAATGGCGCATATCAATCATCACTTGGCTCCCACGCTTGATACGGTCTGTTTGATGGCTGATCAACGCTTTACGTTGCTTAGCTCAAGCGCGGTACGCGAAATTGCGGCCTATGGCGGCGATGTTAGCTCTTTTGTGCCAGCTCATATTGCCCTTGCGCTCAAGCAAGCCTATCAAACGCATGAGGAGTCACGCGCATGA
- a CDS encoding DUF177 domain-containing protein, producing the protein MSSELQFNVSQLLQEYVGATRQYTYENEQLDLGDGSRLRITEGDVKLTRTKNGVLVDAAMSGNVTLECVRCLSDFSQPVEFDFAEEYFATVHATTGAPLPEPEEPDVFKINGNHLLDLGDAAREYTLINLPIAPICRPDCRGLSFDGQNLNDNPEADNLDDQVIDERLAALKQLLKGA; encoded by the coding sequence ATGTCATCCGAACTCCAATTCAATGTTTCCCAACTATTGCAAGAATATGTTGGGGCGACCCGCCAGTATACTTATGAAAACGAACAGCTTGATTTAGGTGATGGTAGCCGCCTGAGGATCACCGAAGGCGATGTCAAACTGACCCGCACCAAAAATGGGGTCTTAGTAGATGCTGCGATGAGCGGCAACGTCACTTTAGAATGCGTGCGATGCTTAAGCGATTTCAGCCAACCTGTTGAGTTCGATTTCGCCGAGGAATATTTCGCGACGGTTCATGCAACGACGGGCGCACCGTTGCCAGAACCAGAAGAGCCTGATGTGTTCAAAATTAACGGCAACCATTTGCTTGACCTTGGCGATGCTGCCCGTGAATACACGCTCATCAACTTACCAATCGCGCCGATTTGTCGCCCCGATTGTCGTGGTTTGTCGTTCGATGGCCAAAACCTCAACGATAACCCAGAAGCCGATAATTTGGACGATCAAGTGATCGATGAGCGCCTTGCCGCGCTCAAACAATTGCTGAAAGGAGCCTAG
- the rpmF gene encoding 50S ribosomal protein L32 produces MGALPRRKITREQRGHRRQHLALTAPSLSACPNCGGYRRPHRVCLNCGTYKGRQYLKKDNAEA; encoded by the coding sequence ATGGGCGCATTGCCACGTCGTAAAATTACCCGCGAACAACGCGGGCACCGCCGCCAACATCTTGCTTTGACCGCACCTTCATTGTCGGCTTGTCCAAACTGTGGTGGCTATCGCCGCCCACATCGCGTTTGCTTGAACTGCGGCACCTACAAAGGTCGCCAATACCTCAAGAAGGACAATGCTGAAGCATAA
- a CDS encoding ketoacyl-ACP synthase III — MNAAITGWGRYAPDRVLTNQELEQIVDTNDEWIQSRTGIQRRHIVAEGQATSDMSARAARIALDKAGVKPEELDLIVVATTSPDLLLPSTAALVQTKLGAINAGVMDMNAACCGFLYALSAVTAMIRGGGVGKVLLCGAETISPFLNWQDRNTCVIFGDAAGAVILEATEQERGLQAYKLGAIPDTAELLWIKAGATLYPATHERLDQSEQYIQMNGSEVFKYAVRSMVDSSLHVLNQVGKTTADVQLVVPHQANLRIIEAVAKRLNVSMDQVFVNIQEYGNTSAATLPVAIAEAADAGRMQPGDTILLTAFGGGLTWASGVLVWGGK; from the coding sequence ATGAATGCAGCTATTACTGGTTGGGGGCGCTACGCTCCCGATCGTGTGCTTACAAACCAAGAACTTGAACAAATTGTCGATACTAATGATGAATGGATTCAATCACGTACCGGCATTCAGCGCCGCCATATTGTTGCTGAAGGCCAAGCCACCTCGGATATGTCGGCGCGTGCCGCGCGGATTGCGCTCGATAAGGCTGGAGTAAAACCCGAAGAGCTTGATTTGATTGTGGTGGCGACAACCTCGCCCGATTTGCTGTTGCCCTCAACTGCCGCTTTAGTTCAAACCAAACTCGGCGCGATCAACGCTGGCGTGATGGATATGAATGCTGCTTGCTGTGGCTTTTTATATGCACTCAGCGCCGTTACGGCTATGATTCGCGGCGGCGGTGTGGGTAAAGTACTACTCTGCGGAGCAGAAACGATCTCGCCATTTTTAAATTGGCAAGATCGCAATACCTGTGTGATTTTTGGCGATGCTGCTGGAGCTGTCATTCTTGAAGCGACCGAGCAAGAGCGTGGTTTGCAAGCCTACAAACTTGGGGCAATCCCCGATACCGCCGAATTATTGTGGATCAAAGCTGGCGCAACGCTCTACCCTGCAACTCACGAGCGACTTGATCAGTCTGAACAATATATTCAGATGAATGGCTCGGAAGTGTTTAAGTATGCGGTGCGCTCGATGGTCGATAGTTCGTTGCATGTGTTGAACCAAGTTGGTAAAACGACCGCCGATGTGCAGCTGGTCGTTCCGCATCAAGCCAATTTACGCATTATCGAAGCTGTCGCCAAACGCCTGAATGTGTCGATGGATCAGGTTTTTGTCAATATTCAAGAATATGGCAATACCTCAGCCGCAACTTTGCCCGTAGCAATCGCCGAAGCCGCCGATGCTGGCCGCATGCAGCCTGGCGATACGATTTTGCTGACCGCGTTTGGCGGCGGCCTGACCTGGGCTTCGGGCGTGTTGGTGTGGGGCGGGAAGTAG
- the fabD gene encoding ACP S-malonyltransferase, with amino-acid sequence MTIGLLFPGQGSQKVGMGREVYEQSPAARAIFAEANTVLGFDLAGLCFDGPEADLTATENTQPALLTVSVALLAAIAEAGVELQPSIVAGHSLGEYSALVAAKALDFATALRLVRQRGELMAQASEGAMAAVIGLDLAPLEAVCANVSEFGACVVANQNAHGQLVISGASAAVAAASEQAKAAGAKKIMPLNVSAAFHSPLMAATAAGLAPAIAAAAMSAAHVPLIANSTAQPIQSAEDLRAELIAQITAPVRWIATIEQAAAMGVQTVVEIGAGSVLTGLVKRIDPNLQRLNIANFDDIAKIAEYNNAQ; translated from the coding sequence ATGACAATCGGATTGCTTTTTCCAGGACAAGGCTCGCAGAAAGTTGGCATGGGCCGCGAGGTCTATGAACAATCGCCCGCAGCCCGCGCAATTTTTGCTGAAGCCAATACTGTGCTTGGTTTTGATCTAGCGGGCTTGTGCTTTGATGGGCCTGAAGCTGATTTAACTGCGACTGAAAATACCCAGCCTGCGTTGCTGACGGTCAGCGTGGCCTTGTTGGCGGCAATTGCTGAGGCTGGTGTGGAGCTGCAGCCGAGCATTGTGGCTGGCCACTCGTTGGGCGAATATAGCGCTTTGGTGGCCGCCAAAGCCCTTGATTTTGCCACGGCCTTGCGCTTGGTGCGCCAGCGTGGCGAGTTGATGGCTCAAGCCAGCGAAGGTGCGATGGCCGCCGTGATTGGGCTTGATCTTGCGCCACTTGAAGCAGTTTGCGCCAATGTCAGTGAGTTTGGCGCGTGTGTCGTAGCCAATCAAAACGCTCACGGCCAGTTGGTGATTAGCGGAGCCAGTGCGGCAGTTGCGGCGGCTAGTGAACAAGCCAAAGCCGCCGGGGCTAAAAAAATTATGCCTTTGAATGTGAGCGCGGCGTTTCACTCGCCCTTGATGGCGGCAACCGCTGCTGGTTTAGCGCCAGCAATTGCGGCGGCAGCAATGAGCGCAGCCCACGTGCCATTGATTGCCAACAGCACAGCTCAGCCAATTCAGAGTGCCGAGGATCTTCGCGCTGAACTCATTGCCCAAATTACCGCGCCAGTTCGCTGGATTGCCACAATTGAGCAAGCTGCGGCCATGGGCGTGCAAACGGTGGTTGAAATTGGCGCAGGCAGTGTGCTTACAGGCTTGGTCAAGCGGATCGATCCCAATTTGCAACGCCTGAATATTGCCAACTTTGATGACATAGCCAAGATTGCCGAGTACAATAACGCCCAGTAA
- the fabG gene encoding 3-oxoacyl-[acyl-carrier-protein] reductase, with amino-acid sequence MRGMQDHVAIVTGASRGIGRAIALELASWGVKVVVNYQSSAAKAEAVVAEIQAAGGVAMAIQADVTDQQAVETMVTQTLAEWGTIQILINNAGITRDNLFQRLKDDEWDDVIKADLTSAFLCTQAVLPAMRANRYGRIVSIASLAGLAGNVGQTNYAAAKMGLVGFSKAVAREVTADGIVVNVVAPGYIDTDFIDHIPQWLRTWALDVIPLKRFGKVEEVAPAVAFLASPAASYIIGHVLTIDGGWVMP; translated from the coding sequence ATGCGGGGAATGCAAGACCATGTGGCGATTGTCACCGGAGCATCGCGCGGGATTGGCCGCGCAATTGCTTTGGAGCTAGCCAGTTGGGGCGTTAAAGTCGTTGTTAATTATCAATCAAGTGCCGCCAAAGCCGAGGCAGTGGTCGCCGAAATTCAAGCTGCTGGCGGGGTGGCGATGGCAATTCAGGCCGACGTAACCGATCAGCAAGCGGTTGAAACCATGGTTACTCAAACCTTGGCTGAGTGGGGTACGATTCAGATTTTGATCAATAATGCAGGCATCACCCGCGATAATCTCTTTCAACGCTTGAAAGACGATGAGTGGGACGATGTGATCAAGGCTGATCTGACCTCGGCATTTTTATGCACGCAGGCGGTGTTGCCAGCGATGCGAGCCAATCGCTATGGCCGCATCGTCAGCATTGCTTCGTTGGCGGGTTTGGCGGGCAATGTTGGCCAAACCAACTATGCAGCGGCCAAAATGGGCTTGGTTGGTTTTTCCAAGGCCGTGGCACGGGAAGTAACCGCCGATGGCATTGTGGTGAATGTGGTTGCACCTGGCTATATCGATACCGATTTTATCGACCATATTCCGCAATGGCTGCGAACTTGGGCGCTTGATGTGATTCCACTCAAACGCTTTGGCAAAGTTGAAGAAGTTGCGCCAGCGGTGGCCTTTCTGGCATCGCCTGCTGCATCGTATATTATTGGCCATGTGCTGACGATTGATGGCGGCTGGGTCATGCCATAG
- a CDS encoding SDR family oxidoreductase has translation MSINDQVAIVTGGTGAVGREVVSGLIQRGARVVFCYRQRDDLAEEMCDTIADEQRLIAIKADVRDAEAMNSLVEVAVRRWERLDMLITAHSAVNNAPVADMTLEQWNDVMDVMLRGVTRITRAVLRPMQKARYGRIITITGYQPLAGGLTQANYAAALGGIIGFSKSLAREVAPWGITVNSVAPGLISRPHMSSFDPSYIPWATNIVPLKRLGAPAEITPAIFMLANPEAGYITGQVLPVDGGWRMV, from the coding sequence ATGAGTATTAACGATCAAGTGGCGATTGTCACAGGTGGCACTGGTGCGGTTGGGCGCGAAGTGGTTTCTGGGCTGATTCAACGCGGCGCACGGGTGGTTTTTTGCTATCGTCAGCGCGATGATTTGGCTGAAGAGATGTGCGATACGATTGCTGATGAGCAACGTTTGATCGCCATTAAGGCCGATGTGCGCGATGCTGAAGCCATGAATAGCTTGGTTGAAGTGGCTGTGCGGCGCTGGGAACGGCTCGATATGCTGATCACTGCCCATTCTGCGGTGAACAATGCTCCGGTGGCCGACATGACCCTTGAGCAATGGAACGATGTGATGGATGTGATGCTGCGCGGCGTGACGCGGATTACCCGCGCAGTCTTGCGGCCCATGCAAAAAGCCCGTTATGGGCGAATTATCACAATTACTGGCTATCAGCCCTTAGCTGGCGGCCTAACCCAAGCCAATTATGCTGCCGCACTTGGTGGGATTATCGGCTTTTCTAAATCGTTGGCGCGTGAGGTTGCACCATGGGGCATTACGGTGAATAGCGTTGCCCCAGGCCTGATCTCACGGCCCCATATGTCGAGTTTTGATCCAAGTTATATCCCATGGGCCACCAATATTGTGCCATTGAAACGCTTAGGCGCACCTGCCGAAATTACCCCAGCAATTTTTATGCTGGCCAATCCAGAGGCGGGCTATATTACGGGCCAAGTGCTGCCAGTCGATGGCGGTTGGCGCATGGTTTAG
- the fabG gene encoding 3-oxoacyl-[acyl-carrier-protein] reductase, with translation MQLDLTGRVAIVTGASRGIGRSIAEALAASGAAVVVNYRGSEAAAAEVVETITAKGGKALAVQADVADPASHDALLKATTEAFGRVDILVNNAGITRDNLLLRMKESEVDDVLQTNLRGVMLLTKAVLRPMMKNKWGRVITISSVIGLTGNAGQANYAAAKAGLIGFSKSVAQEMASRGITANAICPGFIETDMTRNAMSEELINKALDRIPLARMGQPAEIANAVVFLASDAAGYITGQTLAVDGGMTMY, from the coding sequence ATGCAACTAGATTTAACGGGTCGGGTCGCAATTGTGACTGGAGCTTCACGCGGGATCGGTCGATCAATCGCCGAAGCCTTGGCTGCCAGCGGCGCTGCGGTGGTGGTCAATTATCGTGGTAGCGAAGCCGCCGCCGCTGAAGTGGTCGAGACGATTACTGCCAAGGGTGGCAAGGCTCTGGCGGTGCAGGCCGATGTGGCTGATCCTGCCAGCCACGACGCTTTGCTCAAAGCCACGACCGAAGCTTTTGGCCGCGTTGATATTCTGGTCAATAATGCTGGCATTACCCGTGATAACTTGTTGTTGCGCATGAAAGAGAGCGAAGTTGATGATGTGTTGCAAACCAACTTGCGCGGGGTGATGTTGCTGACCAAGGCTGTGCTGCGCCCAATGATGAAAAACAAATGGGGTCGTGTGATCACGATTAGCTCAGTTATTGGCCTAACGGGCAATGCTGGACAAGCCAACTACGCCGCTGCCAAAGCAGGCTTGATCGGCTTTAGCAAGTCGGTGGCCCAAGAAATGGCTTCACGTGGGATTACCGCCAACGCGATTTGCCCAGGCTTTATTGAAACCGATATGACCCGCAATGCCATGTCTGAAGAATTGATCAACAAAGCCTTGGATCGCATTCCTTTGGCACGCATGGGTCAGCCTGCTGAAATTGCCAACGCGGTGGTTTTCTTGGCTTCCGATGCTGCGGGCTACATCACTGGCCAAACCTTGGCGGTCGATGGCGGCATGACTATGTATTAG
- the accC gene encoding acetyl-CoA carboxylase biotin carboxylase subunit, producing MLRKILIANRGEIAVRIIRACHELGIKAVAAYSEADRDSLAVRMADEAICIGPPPPAKSYLNAPALISAALISDCDAIHPGYGFLSENPYFAESCRECGLTFIGPSADSIQRMGDKALAKQAMKLAGLPLVPGTENPLTSVEEAQSLADGIGYPVLLKAVAGGGGRGMRVVNQPDELARAFNTARAEAEAAFGRGDLYMEKYLPVVRHVEIQILADQHGNAIHLGERDCSLQRRHQKVVEEGPSPALTPELRQKMGEAALHGVREIGYYNAGTMEFLLDHQGNFYFMEMNTRLQVEHPVTEWLTGLDLVKWQIRIASGERLTLTQDDIKIRGHAIECRINAEDADRDFMPAGGTVDLYLPPGGPGVRVDSHLYSGYRTPTNYDSMLAKVIVWGETRLEAIERMRRALSECVINGITTTLPFQLRMMNEPAFVSGDVATHTLADILNQQTAKEATA from the coding sequence ATGTTACGCAAAATTTTAATTGCAAATCGTGGTGAAATTGCGGTGCGAATCATTCGTGCCTGCCACGAGCTAGGCATCAAAGCAGTTGCCGCTTATTCCGAGGCCGATCGCGATTCGCTGGCGGTGCGCATGGCCGATGAGGCGATTTGTATTGGCCCGCCACCACCCGCCAAATCCTATTTGAATGCACCAGCCTTGATTAGCGCTGCGCTGATTAGCGATTGCGATGCGATTCACCCAGGTTATGGCTTTTTGTCGGAAAACCCCTATTTTGCTGAAAGCTGCCGTGAATGTGGCCTGACCTTTATTGGCCCTTCGGCGGATTCAATTCAGCGCATGGGCGATAAAGCGCTGGCTAAGCAAGCTATGAAGTTGGCTGGCCTGCCGCTTGTGCCTGGTACCGAAAACCCCTTGACCAGCGTTGAAGAAGCGCAAAGCCTCGCTGATGGCATTGGCTACCCGGTTTTGCTCAAAGCGGTGGCTGGTGGCGGTGGGCGGGGCATGCGTGTGGTCAATCAGCCCGACGAATTGGCCCGCGCTTTTAATACCGCCCGCGCTGAAGCCGAAGCAGCCTTTGGCCGTGGCGATTTGTATATGGAAAAATATTTGCCAGTTGTGCGCCACGTTGAAATTCAGATTCTAGCCGATCAACATGGCAATGCAATTCACCTTGGCGAGCGTGATTGCTCGTTGCAACGTCGCCACCAAAAAGTGGTGGAAGAAGGCCCATCGCCAGCCTTGACCCCAGAATTACGCCAGAAAATGGGTGAAGCTGCCTTGCATGGCGTGCGCGAAATCGGCTACTACAACGCTGGCACGATGGAATTTTTGCTCGATCATCAGGGAAATTTCTATTTTATGGAAATGAACACCCGTTTGCAGGTTGAGCACCCCGTGACCGAATGGCTGACTGGGCTTGATCTGGTTAAGTGGCAAATTCGGATTGCTTCCGGCGAACGCTTGACGCTCACTCAGGATGACATTAAAATACGCGGGCATGCGATTGAATGTCGGATTAATGCCGAAGATGCCGACCGTGATTTTATGCCTGCTGGCGGGACTGTCGATCTTTACTTGCCGCCAGGTGGCCCAGGGGTACGAGTCGATTCGCATCTCTATTCAGGCTATCGCACGCCCACCAACTACGATTCGATGCTTGCCAAAGTGATCGTCTGGGGGGAAACGCGGCTTGAGGCAATTGAACGTATGCGGCGAGCATTAAGCGAATGTGTGATCAATGGCATTACGACCACCTTGCCATTTCAACTGCGCATGATGAACGAGCCAGCTTTTGTGAGCGGCGATGTTGCAACGCACACCTTGGCTGATATTTTAAATCAACAGACTGCCAAAGAAGCGACAGCGTAG
- a CDS encoding Asp23/Gls24 family envelope stress response protein has translation MNQPFGTVTIAPDVLSAIVSLTAQDVAGVARLGSVPGQQRVGSMLGSGTANADGVAIRVVDDSVSADCYLIAQPDVNLLDLGARVQSAVTEALNEMVGMPVSAVNVYIQDVEQNRG, from the coding sequence GTGAATCAACCATTTGGAACTGTGACAATTGCCCCCGATGTGCTTTCAGCGATTGTCTCGCTGACGGCGCAGGATGTTGCTGGCGTTGCGCGGTTGGGCAGTGTGCCCGGCCAACAACGCGTCGGTAGCATGTTGGGGAGCGGAACTGCTAATGCTGATGGTGTGGCAATCCGTGTTGTCGATGATAGCGTCAGTGCCGATTGCTACCTGATCGCCCAACCCGATGTCAACTTGCTTGATCTCGGCGCTCGTGTTCAATCGGCGGTAACCGAAGCATTAAACGAAATGGTCGGCATGCCGGTCAGTGCGGTTAATGTCTATATTCAGGATGTCGAGCAGAACCGTGGGTAG
- the nusB gene encoding transcription antitermination factor NusB, whose product MSSRTVGSLRHRVRAAALQALFELDQTTHDLDSVVARISDDEMFSAEGRDFFARIVNGAWVNRQVIDDLIAKIAPSWPVHQMPGVDIAVLRIALFEILYDAAADKAPVKAVINEAVELAKHFGSDNSGRFVNGVLSTVVNKPESEE is encoded by the coding sequence ATGTCGAGCAGAACCGTGGGTAGCCTTCGCCACCGAGTGCGTGCTGCGGCACTTCAGGCACTCTTTGAACTTGATCAAACCACCCACGACCTTGATTCGGTTGTTGCACGCATCAGTGATGATGAAATGTTCAGCGCAGAAGGTCGTGATTTTTTTGCCCGAATTGTCAATGGCGCATGGGTTAATCGTCAAGTCATTGATGATTTAATTGCCAAAATTGCTCCATCTTGGCCTGTCCACCAAATGCCTGGGGTGGATATTGCGGTGCTGCGCATCGCGTTGTTTGAAATTCTCTACGATGCGGCGGCGGATAAAGCTCCGGTTAAAGCCGTGATTAATGAAGCGGTCGAGCTTGCAAAACATTTCGGTAGCGATAATTCGGGCCGTTTTGTCAATGGTGTGCTCAGTACCGTGGTCAATAAACCTGAATCCGAGGAATAA
- a CDS encoding acyl carrier protein, translated as MSDLNERLKKLVAEQLGVEEDKIVPSATFLDDLNADSLDLVELVMSLEEEFGVEITDEEAEKLRTVGDAEAFIKANIQE; from the coding sequence ATGTCAGACTTAAACGAACGCTTGAAGAAATTGGTTGCTGAACAATTGGGCGTAGAAGAAGACAAAATTGTGCCAAGCGCGACCTTCTTGGACGATCTTAACGCCGACTCACTCGATTTGGTCGAGTTGGTCATGTCGCTCGAAGAAGAATTCGGCGTAGAAATTACCGACGAAGAAGCTGAAAAGTTGCGCACCGTCGGCGATGCTGAAGCCTTTATCAAAGCAAACATCCAAGAGTAA